The following proteins come from a genomic window of Anopheles ziemanni chromosome 3, idAnoZiCoDA_A2_x.2, whole genome shotgun sequence:
- the LOC131287839 gene encoding nucleolar protein 16 — protein MVKRLRKNRRSFDYKCNRKRKGQKARQIGIVRNPEIRQAYNPKLVPAANIEDMGLAYDVNKAVPIRTMKQQMKEMAFELQAKAKTIGEDVPEPAPKRRSKQYVAEALERDAKEFRGTSYRLAKPQVRQITAMIDKHGFNYLAMERDRTNTNQETWRQFRRKIWKFLKITEQSTPYLERKGWLDCDMNDQTDPRWKEYCTDDEL, from the exons ATGGTTAAAAGGCTTAGAAAGAACAGGAGGAGTTTCGATTACAAGTGTAACCGGAAAAGGAAGGGCCAAAAGGCCCGTCAAATTGGTATCGTTCGAAA TCCAGAGATTCGCCAAGCTTACAATCCTAAATTGGTACCTGCAGCAAACATCGAAGATATGGGTCTCGCTTACGATGTAAACAAAGCCGTTCCTATACGAACAATGAAGCAGCAAATGAAGGAGATGGCGTTCGAACTGCAGGCCAAAGCAAAAACGATTGGTGAGGACG TACCAGAGCCTGCACCAAAGCGACGCTCGAAGCAGTACGTAGCCGAAGCACTGGAACGGGATGCGAAGGAGTTTAGAGGCACGAGCTACCGGCTTGCAAAACCCCAGGTACGTCAGATCACGGCCATGATCGACAAGCATGGTTTCAACTACTTAGCGATGGAGCGCGATCGAACCAACACCAACCAGGAAACGTGGCGCCAGTTCCGGAGAAAGATATGGAAGTTTCTTAAGATTACCGAGCAGTCCACGCCCTACCTGGAGCGCAAGGGTTGGCTCGACTGCGACATGAACGATCAGACCGACCCGCGGTGGAAGGAGTACTGTACGGACGATGAGCTCTAG